One window of Parambassis ranga chromosome 3, fParRan2.1, whole genome shotgun sequence genomic DNA carries:
- the garre1 gene encoding granule associated Rac and RHOG effector protein 1 isoform X1, protein MYCCSAQESKMDYKRRFLLGGSKQKVQQHQQYQMPELSRTLSASLASSCSASSPMGTSVGMPGSCHPPTSGTTTAVADIQQGISKYLDALNVFCRASAFLTDLFSSVFRNSHYSKAAMQLKDVQEHVMEAASRLTAAIKPEIAKMLMELSAGAANFKDQNDFSLQDVEVLGRCFLTVMQVHFQFLSQALQKVQPVAQSCLAEALAQAQERCTSARSQSSDLGPLTELEEASRSWKGAAEAMARLRERGRDGCLAGIQVQQLFCSNNTTIPEHQLKELNMKIDIALQAYKAALESLGHSEYALKAGFHLNPKAVEAALQGCCSEAEAQQAGRMQTTSQPIQCELPTIPVQIGSHFLKGVSFNESAAENLKLKTHTMLQLIKEALGQNGVTPRDDSPVTEVLNQVCPSSWRGACKTAVQLLFAQAGLVVVDTAQIENKEAYAPQITLEGSKVVVQVPSTWCLKEDPATMSLLQRSLDPEKTLGLVDVLYTAVFDINRWKERKEQALPTIQIQLQRESPDYGSPTDLPPGTSSKTSSGLPKTISKLTSKFTKKVSSSSNSGGSYSIPSTPSRSMVTTSSVEDKAKSLGHIDGRLQSILQMGSLSCTPDSTQQSQLANGSVSEDQGMNLPTDQEMQDVIDFLSGFNMGKSQQASPLVKRRNSVASANPAELKPPSGPPPASQSISHSALQPPAQSLPQPQSQPPPASSVQKQQPQPQPQPPPPQQQQPPQQQQQPPPAPPQQPSPQALQYYQHLLQPITQQQAPPPQHPPQQTPPQVLPQQRVASKWLGTTGQQPPPQGPPAGLSPLGPIGQWGSPGLPDLSSDLYSLGLVSTYMDSVMSEMLGQKPQGPRNNTWPNRDQSEGVFGVLGDTLPFDPAVGSDPEFARYVAGVSQAMQQKRQVQHIRRPSNTRSNWPMPDEQHRTWSHPEYYSEGETVNNSWSANQGDSASSSDETSSANGDSLFSMFSGPDLVAAVKQRRKHSCGEPEVCTLPSPPLHHISDDNQDSKTKTWPPKAPWQHSTHTNTMPNPSSSLFQMNIPSSQWSDSMQMLQSPVWSTASDCTPSTGISSGFPFTQQQQQQQQQQQQQQQHKSMTKGFKSFPLKHEHRPSYLHQY, encoded by the exons ATGTATTGTTGTAGTGCGCAGGAAAGTAAAATGGACTACAAGCGTCGCTTTTTGCTCGGCGGGTCCAAGCAGAAAGTGCAACAGCACCAGCAGTACCAGATGCCTGAGCTGAGCCGGACCCTGAGCGCCTCTCTGGCTTCCTCTTGCTCTGCCTCTTCGCCTATGGGCACCAGTGTAGGCATGCCTGGCAGCTGCCACCCACCAACGTCTGGCACCACCACTGCTGTTGCCGACATCCAGCAAGGCATCTCCAAATATTTGGATGCCCTCAATGTGTTCTGCCGGGCCAGCGCCTTCCTCACAGACCTGTTCAGTAGTGTGTTCAGGAACTCTCACTATTCCAAAGCAGCTATGCAACTGAAGGACGTGCAGGAACACGTCATGGAGGCGGCCAGCAGGCTGACTGCAGCAATAAAGCCTGAGATTGCCAAGATGCTGATGGAGCTGAGTGCTGGAGCTGCCAACTTTAAAGACCAGAATGACTTCAGCCTGCAGGATGTAGAG GTACTGGGTCGGTGCTTCCTCACGGTGATGCAGGTCCATTTCCAGTTTCTATCACAGGCTTTGCAGAAGGTCCAGCCCGTGGCTCAGTCCTGCCTAGCTGAGGCCCTTGCACAGGCCCAGGAGCGCTGCACCAGTGCCCGCTCCCAAAGCTCTGACCTTGGGCCTCtcacagagctggaggaagccTCTCGCTCATGGAAAGGTGCAGCTGAG GCCATGGCTAGGCTGAGAGAGAGGGGCCGGGACGGCTGCCTGGCAGGCATCCAGGTTCAGCAGCTCTTTTGCTCTAACAACACCACCATCCCTGAACACCAGTTGAAGGAGCTCAACATGAAGATTGACATTGCTTTACAG GCCTATAAAGCAGCGTTGGAGAGCCTGGGCCACAGTGAGTACGCACTGAAGGCTGGCTTTCATTTAAATCCCAAAGCTGTGGAGGCAGCCTTACAG ggttgTTGCAGTGAGGCAGAGGctcagcaggcaggcaggatgCAGACCACCTCCCAGCCCATCCAGTGCGAGCTACCCACCATCCCTGTCCAGATCGGCTCACATTTTCTCAAAGGGGTGTCCTTCAACGAGTCAGCGGCTGAAAACCTCAAACTGAAAACG CACACgatgctgcagctcattaagGAGGCGCTGGGCCAGAACGGAGTGACCCCTAGGGATGACTCTCCTGTCACTGAGGTCCTCAACCAAGTGTGTCCATCCAGTTGGAGAGGAGCTTGCAAGACAGCTGTGCAGCTCCTGTTCGCCCAGGCTGGTCTG GTGGTTGTTGATACAGCTCAGATTGAGAACAAGGAGGCATATGCTCCGCAGATCACTCTGGAGGGATCCAAGGTGGTTGTCCAGGTTCCCTCTACATG GTGTCTGAAGGAGGACCCAGCTACTATGTCCTTGCTCCAACGAAGCTTGGACCCAGAGAAAACCCTGGGTCTTGTAGACGTACTTTACACAGCAGTGTTTGACATTAACAGATGGAAGGAGAGGAA GGAGCAAGCCTTGCCCACTATTCAGATACAACTGCAGCGAGAGAGCCCAGACTATGGCAGCCCAACAGACTTGCCTCCAGGTACCAGCTCCAAGACCTCCAGTGGATTGCCCAAAACAATATCTAAGTTAACATCCAAGTTCACCAAGAAGGTCTCATCCAGCTCAAATAGCGGGGGCAGCTATTCCATCCCTAGCACCCCATCACGCAGCATGGTAACAACCAGTAGCGTTGAGGATAAGGCCAAGAGCCTGGGCCACATTGATGGGAGGCTACAGAGCATTTTGCAGATGGGCAGCCTGTCTTGTACCCCTGACTCTACACAGCAAAGCCAGCTGGCCAATGGCTCAGTGTCTGAAGACCAGGGGATGAACCTGCCGACTGACCAAGAGATGCAGGATGTCATTGACTTTCTCTCAGGATTCAACATGGGAAAATCCCAGCAGGCCTCACCCCTTGTCAAGAGGAGGAATTCTGTGGCATCTGCTAACCCTGCTGAGCTGAAGCCTCCAAGTGGCCCTCCACCAGCCTCACAGTCTATCTCTCACAGTGCCCTCCAGCCTCCAGCTCAGAGCCTGCCTCAACCCCAGTCTCAGCCACCGCCTGCTTCTTcagtgcagaagcagcagcctcagccccaaccacagcctcctcctccacagcaacagcagcccccgcagcagcaacagcagccccctcctgcacctcctcagcagccttCCCCACAAGCCCTGCAGTACTACCAGCACCTCCTGCAACCCATCACTCAGCAGCAGGCACCTCCTCCTCAACATCCTCCTCAGCAGACCCCACCCCAGGTCCTGCCACAGCAGAGAGTGGCAAGCAAGTGGCTTGGCACCACTGGGCAGCAGCCTCCACCACAGGGCCCCCCAGCAGGCCTGTCACCCCTGGGTCCCATTGGTCAGTGGGGATCCCCTGGACTGCCGGATTTGAGCTCAGACCTGTACAGTCTGGGCCTCGTCAGCACGTACATGGACAGTGTCATGTCAGAGATGTTGGGTCAGAAGCCACAAGGGCCCCGCAACAATACTTGGCCCAACAGGGACCAAAGTGAAGGAGTGTTTGGAGTCCTGGGAGATACATTGCCCTTTGACCCAGCAG TTGGCTCTGACCCGGAGTTTGCACGTTACGTTGCTGGCGTCAGTCAGGCCATGCAACAGAAACGACAGGTGCAGCACATCCGTCGCCCCAGCAACACTCGCAGCAACTGGCCAATGCCTGATGAGCAGCACAGGACCTGGTCCCACCCAGAATACTACAGTGAAGG TGAGACTGTAAACAACAGCTGGTCAGCCAATCAGGGAGACTCGGCCAGCTCCAGCGATGAGACGTCTTCAGCCAATGGTGACAGTCTGTTTTCCATGTTTTCTGGGCCGGATCTCGTAGCGGCAGTTAAACAAAGACG aaaacATAGCTGTGGTGAACCAGAGGTGTGCACCCTGCCTTCACCACCTCTCCATCACATCAGTGATGATAACCAG GACAGCAAAACTAAAACCTGGCCTCCCAAAGCACCGTGGCAGCACTCCACCCACACCAACACCATGCCCAATCCCAGCTCTTCCTTGTTCCAGATGAACATCCCTTCTTCCCAGTGGAGTGACTCCATGCAGATGCTGCAGTCCCCAGTGTGGTCCACTGCAAGCGACTGTACCCCCTCTACTGGCATCTCCTCTGGTTTCCCcttcacccagcagcagcagcagcagcagcagcaacaacagcagcagcagcaacataaaTCCATGACCAAGGGCTTTAAATCCTTCCCCCTTAAACATGAGCACAGGCCCTCCTACCTTCACCAGTACTGA
- the garre1 gene encoding granule associated Rac and RHOG effector protein 1 isoform X2 codes for MDYKRRFLLGGSKQKVQQHQQYQMPELSRTLSASLASSCSASSPMGTSVGMPGSCHPPTSGTTTAVADIQQGISKYLDALNVFCRASAFLTDLFSSVFRNSHYSKAAMQLKDVQEHVMEAASRLTAAIKPEIAKMLMELSAGAANFKDQNDFSLQDVEVLGRCFLTVMQVHFQFLSQALQKVQPVAQSCLAEALAQAQERCTSARSQSSDLGPLTELEEASRSWKGAAEAMARLRERGRDGCLAGIQVQQLFCSNNTTIPEHQLKELNMKIDIALQAYKAALESLGHSEYALKAGFHLNPKAVEAALQGCCSEAEAQQAGRMQTTSQPIQCELPTIPVQIGSHFLKGVSFNESAAENLKLKTHTMLQLIKEALGQNGVTPRDDSPVTEVLNQVCPSSWRGACKTAVQLLFAQAGLVVVDTAQIENKEAYAPQITLEGSKVVVQVPSTWCLKEDPATMSLLQRSLDPEKTLGLVDVLYTAVFDINRWKERKEQALPTIQIQLQRESPDYGSPTDLPPGTSSKTSSGLPKTISKLTSKFTKKVSSSSNSGGSYSIPSTPSRSMVTTSSVEDKAKSLGHIDGRLQSILQMGSLSCTPDSTQQSQLANGSVSEDQGMNLPTDQEMQDVIDFLSGFNMGKSQQASPLVKRRNSVASANPAELKPPSGPPPASQSISHSALQPPAQSLPQPQSQPPPASSVQKQQPQPQPQPPPPQQQQPPQQQQQPPPAPPQQPSPQALQYYQHLLQPITQQQAPPPQHPPQQTPPQVLPQQRVASKWLGTTGQQPPPQGPPAGLSPLGPIGQWGSPGLPDLSSDLYSLGLVSTYMDSVMSEMLGQKPQGPRNNTWPNRDQSEGVFGVLGDTLPFDPAVGSDPEFARYVAGVSQAMQQKRQVQHIRRPSNTRSNWPMPDEQHRTWSHPEYYSEGETVNNSWSANQGDSASSSDETSSANGDSLFSMFSGPDLVAAVKQRRKHSCGEPEVCTLPSPPLHHISDDNQDSKTKTWPPKAPWQHSTHTNTMPNPSSSLFQMNIPSSQWSDSMQMLQSPVWSTASDCTPSTGISSGFPFTQQQQQQQQQQQQQQQHKSMTKGFKSFPLKHEHRPSYLHQY; via the exons ATGGACTACAAGCGTCGCTTTTTGCTCGGCGGGTCCAAGCAGAAAGTGCAACAGCACCAGCAGTACCAGATGCCTGAGCTGAGCCGGACCCTGAGCGCCTCTCTGGCTTCCTCTTGCTCTGCCTCTTCGCCTATGGGCACCAGTGTAGGCATGCCTGGCAGCTGCCACCCACCAACGTCTGGCACCACCACTGCTGTTGCCGACATCCAGCAAGGCATCTCCAAATATTTGGATGCCCTCAATGTGTTCTGCCGGGCCAGCGCCTTCCTCACAGACCTGTTCAGTAGTGTGTTCAGGAACTCTCACTATTCCAAAGCAGCTATGCAACTGAAGGACGTGCAGGAACACGTCATGGAGGCGGCCAGCAGGCTGACTGCAGCAATAAAGCCTGAGATTGCCAAGATGCTGATGGAGCTGAGTGCTGGAGCTGCCAACTTTAAAGACCAGAATGACTTCAGCCTGCAGGATGTAGAG GTACTGGGTCGGTGCTTCCTCACGGTGATGCAGGTCCATTTCCAGTTTCTATCACAGGCTTTGCAGAAGGTCCAGCCCGTGGCTCAGTCCTGCCTAGCTGAGGCCCTTGCACAGGCCCAGGAGCGCTGCACCAGTGCCCGCTCCCAAAGCTCTGACCTTGGGCCTCtcacagagctggaggaagccTCTCGCTCATGGAAAGGTGCAGCTGAG GCCATGGCTAGGCTGAGAGAGAGGGGCCGGGACGGCTGCCTGGCAGGCATCCAGGTTCAGCAGCTCTTTTGCTCTAACAACACCACCATCCCTGAACACCAGTTGAAGGAGCTCAACATGAAGATTGACATTGCTTTACAG GCCTATAAAGCAGCGTTGGAGAGCCTGGGCCACAGTGAGTACGCACTGAAGGCTGGCTTTCATTTAAATCCCAAAGCTGTGGAGGCAGCCTTACAG ggttgTTGCAGTGAGGCAGAGGctcagcaggcaggcaggatgCAGACCACCTCCCAGCCCATCCAGTGCGAGCTACCCACCATCCCTGTCCAGATCGGCTCACATTTTCTCAAAGGGGTGTCCTTCAACGAGTCAGCGGCTGAAAACCTCAAACTGAAAACG CACACgatgctgcagctcattaagGAGGCGCTGGGCCAGAACGGAGTGACCCCTAGGGATGACTCTCCTGTCACTGAGGTCCTCAACCAAGTGTGTCCATCCAGTTGGAGAGGAGCTTGCAAGACAGCTGTGCAGCTCCTGTTCGCCCAGGCTGGTCTG GTGGTTGTTGATACAGCTCAGATTGAGAACAAGGAGGCATATGCTCCGCAGATCACTCTGGAGGGATCCAAGGTGGTTGTCCAGGTTCCCTCTACATG GTGTCTGAAGGAGGACCCAGCTACTATGTCCTTGCTCCAACGAAGCTTGGACCCAGAGAAAACCCTGGGTCTTGTAGACGTACTTTACACAGCAGTGTTTGACATTAACAGATGGAAGGAGAGGAA GGAGCAAGCCTTGCCCACTATTCAGATACAACTGCAGCGAGAGAGCCCAGACTATGGCAGCCCAACAGACTTGCCTCCAGGTACCAGCTCCAAGACCTCCAGTGGATTGCCCAAAACAATATCTAAGTTAACATCCAAGTTCACCAAGAAGGTCTCATCCAGCTCAAATAGCGGGGGCAGCTATTCCATCCCTAGCACCCCATCACGCAGCATGGTAACAACCAGTAGCGTTGAGGATAAGGCCAAGAGCCTGGGCCACATTGATGGGAGGCTACAGAGCATTTTGCAGATGGGCAGCCTGTCTTGTACCCCTGACTCTACACAGCAAAGCCAGCTGGCCAATGGCTCAGTGTCTGAAGACCAGGGGATGAACCTGCCGACTGACCAAGAGATGCAGGATGTCATTGACTTTCTCTCAGGATTCAACATGGGAAAATCCCAGCAGGCCTCACCCCTTGTCAAGAGGAGGAATTCTGTGGCATCTGCTAACCCTGCTGAGCTGAAGCCTCCAAGTGGCCCTCCACCAGCCTCACAGTCTATCTCTCACAGTGCCCTCCAGCCTCCAGCTCAGAGCCTGCCTCAACCCCAGTCTCAGCCACCGCCTGCTTCTTcagtgcagaagcagcagcctcagccccaaccacagcctcctcctccacagcaacagcagcccccgcagcagcaacagcagccccctcctgcacctcctcagcagccttCCCCACAAGCCCTGCAGTACTACCAGCACCTCCTGCAACCCATCACTCAGCAGCAGGCACCTCCTCCTCAACATCCTCCTCAGCAGACCCCACCCCAGGTCCTGCCACAGCAGAGAGTGGCAAGCAAGTGGCTTGGCACCACTGGGCAGCAGCCTCCACCACAGGGCCCCCCAGCAGGCCTGTCACCCCTGGGTCCCATTGGTCAGTGGGGATCCCCTGGACTGCCGGATTTGAGCTCAGACCTGTACAGTCTGGGCCTCGTCAGCACGTACATGGACAGTGTCATGTCAGAGATGTTGGGTCAGAAGCCACAAGGGCCCCGCAACAATACTTGGCCCAACAGGGACCAAAGTGAAGGAGTGTTTGGAGTCCTGGGAGATACATTGCCCTTTGACCCAGCAG TTGGCTCTGACCCGGAGTTTGCACGTTACGTTGCTGGCGTCAGTCAGGCCATGCAACAGAAACGACAGGTGCAGCACATCCGTCGCCCCAGCAACACTCGCAGCAACTGGCCAATGCCTGATGAGCAGCACAGGACCTGGTCCCACCCAGAATACTACAGTGAAGG TGAGACTGTAAACAACAGCTGGTCAGCCAATCAGGGAGACTCGGCCAGCTCCAGCGATGAGACGTCTTCAGCCAATGGTGACAGTCTGTTTTCCATGTTTTCTGGGCCGGATCTCGTAGCGGCAGTTAAACAAAGACG aaaacATAGCTGTGGTGAACCAGAGGTGTGCACCCTGCCTTCACCACCTCTCCATCACATCAGTGATGATAACCAG GACAGCAAAACTAAAACCTGGCCTCCCAAAGCACCGTGGCAGCACTCCACCCACACCAACACCATGCCCAATCCCAGCTCTTCCTTGTTCCAGATGAACATCCCTTCTTCCCAGTGGAGTGACTCCATGCAGATGCTGCAGTCCCCAGTGTGGTCCACTGCAAGCGACTGTACCCCCTCTACTGGCATCTCCTCTGGTTTCCCcttcacccagcagcagcagcagcagcagcagcaacaacagcagcagcagcaacataaaTCCATGACCAAGGGCTTTAAATCCTTCCCCCTTAAACATGAGCACAGGCCCTCCTACCTTCACCAGTACTGA
- the ss18l2 gene encoding SS18-like protein 2 has translation MSIVFVPKKLRGKAKINQETIQRLLDENDQLIRCITEYMQKGRAVECVQYQQILHRNIVYLATIADASPDNMPSSTNPASNNTSASSAAVNVQRRT, from the exons TTGTGCCAAAGAAACTACGAGGAAAGGCGAAAATCAACCAAGAAACGATACAGCGG TTGCTGGACGAAAATGATCAATTAATCAGATGTATCACAGAGTACATGCAGAAAGGACGAGCAGTGGAGTGTGTACA ATACCAACAGATCCTGCATCGCAATATCGTCTATCTGGCAACCATAGCTGACGCTAGCCCTGACAACATGCCTTCCTCTACGAAT CCTGCATCTAATAACACCTCagcctcatcagcagctgtgaaTGTGCAGAGGAGGACATGA